The genomic DNA AAAATAAATCATCTCCACCGGAACCCGAGAATAAAAAGGACGGCGATGGATTGCCACAGGATAACCGGCACGAAGAAGGGGATCAGAATGAGTCACAGCAAAAACAAATCCCACAAGCTCCTGCTCCGGATCAGGTCTTTACAATAGGCGATATACAATTCACAAAAGATCTCATAGTTCAAAAGAAAAACAAAAATTTCCATTCAATGGTTAAAACCGGGAAAAAGGGATCACATCAGAAAATATCTGATAGCGGGAGATATTTCCGGTCAAAAAATCCTTCAGGAAAAATCTACGATATCGCGTTTGATGCGACTTTCCGTGCAGCGGCACCACACCAGATTACCCGATCAAATGGAACGCTCGCCTTGAATATATCCGTACAGGACATTCGTGTAAAAGAACGGAAACGAAAATCCGGGCGTACTATAATCTTTGTTGTCGATTCAAGTGGTTCCATGGGTGCTGCAAAACGAATGAGTGCAGTCAAGGGAGCAGTCCTCTCATTATTGAAAGATGCATATATCAACCGAGACCAGGTGGCTCTCATTTCATTCAGGGGGCCGGGAGCAGAAGTTCTGTTAAAACCCACCCGAAGTGGAATGACTGCGTATCATCAGCTGGCGCATCTTCCAACCGGAGGACAAACCCCCTTATCCTCTGGAATTTACACTACAGTAAGCCTCATCAGAACTATCAGACGGAAAAATTCTCATGATGAACCGTTTGTCATAATTATCTCTGATGGCAGGGCCAATCATGCACGATCTGATAATGATCCGGTTGCAGAAGCATGGATGGCTGCGGCGGCTGCGAGAAATGAGAAAGCACATTACTATGTCATAGATACTGAATGTGGCTACCCCCGGTTTTTCCTGGCAAAAAAACTTGCTGAACATATCGGGGGAACATATACCCTGCTTGATACGATGAACGGAGAAGAAATCGTTCAGCTTGTCAGACAGGAGAGGGGTCGTTAAACCAAATATCGATGAATTAAATAAAAAAATATTTAACTAAAATAAAGTTACACATGTAAAGGAGAATTTGATCATGGTAAGCCATACAGTCTCCTTACAAAGCTCCTGTATTATCTTTGTGTTATTTTTGCTATTGGGATTTCTCATACCTCTGCCGGTGTTGGCAGATGATAAACTCCAGAATGTGGATCAGGATCAGGTACATCCGGAATATGCAACCGGTTTTTCTGTTGAATATCATGAGGGCTATAAAGTTGTCACAGTTACAAAACCCTGGCGAGGATCTGATGAATCATATACATATGTCCTCGTAAAACCGGGAGTGAGCCCTCCTCATCTTGGAAAAGGAGAAGAAATTATAACTATTCCATCAGAACGATTTGTTTCACTCTCATCGACCTATCTTCCATATCTTCCCATACTTGGAATCACCAGTTCATTAAAAGGAGTCACGAATACGAATACCGTGTATACGCCTGAGGTTATGAATCTCATACAGGAGGGGAAAGTAATTGATGTCTCCGGAGGTGGGTCCGGAATGGCAACAGGTATCAATCTTGAAACTTTGATAGACCTGAACCCTGATCTTGTCATGACCTATGCAACCGGACAACCGGAGTATGATGCACACCCAAAACTCCAGGAAGCAGGTATTCCGGTTGTTCTGAATGCTGAATACATGGAAGAAGATCCCCTGGGACGGGCAGAATGGATAAAATTCATTTCAGTATTTTTCAACCGGGAAAAAGAAGCGAATGCCTACTTTGAAAAGATAAAAAATGAATACCAGTCACTTGAAAAATCTGTTCATTTCCTCAATGGTACCAATCCGACCGTATTTGTGAATAATAACTGGCAAGGGACCTGGAATATGGCTGGAGGCCAGAGTTATGTTGCTGAACTTTTAAGAGACGCAGGAGCAGATTATCTCTGGTCTGATGACACAACTACCGGAAGCATCCCTCTTGATTTTGAAATAGTATATGATAAGGGCCAGAATGCAGACTATTGGTTAAATCCGGGTACTGCTATGACTCTTCAGGAATTATTGGGAGAGGACGCCAGGTATTCAGAGTTTACAGCTGTAAAATCTAAAAAGATTTATAACAATAATGCCCGAGTAAATGCCGGAGGAGGGAATGATTACTGGGAATCCGGCGTGGCACATCCTGAAACAGTATTAAAGGATTTAATTAAAATATTCCATCCGGAAATCGTGTCAGATCATAATCTGGTTTACTATCGGCATCTGGAATAAATGAAATATCCAATATCAATGATTCTGTCCGGGCATTTCAATATGAGAATTACAGGAATAATGATATTCCTTCTTCTTTCATTAATTATCCTGTTTTTTCTTGAATTAGTTCTCGGATCAGTTGCAATCCCCTATCCAGAAATTGTCCGTATTCTTACTGGTCAGGGTTCCTCTCATGACAGCTGGATTATGATCATTTACAATTTCCGCCTGCCAAAAGCAATGGTTGGTTTATGTGCAGGTGCATGTCTCGCAATCGCCGGTCTTTTTATGCAGACCCTTTTTCGAAATCCTCTGGCCGGACCTGATGTTCTTGGTCTTTCAGCAGGAGCAGGTCTTGGGGTTGCAATTGTTGTTCTCTCAGCAGGAACGGCTGGAGCCTCTTCAATTCTTGGTAATCTTGGATTCTTCGGAAGTGTTGGTATTGCAATAGCAGCATCTTTTGGATCAGGTCTTGTACTGTTGATGATCCTGGCGGTTTCAAAAAGAGTTCAAAACAGTATGACGCTCCTTATTCTTGGACTCATGTTTGGGTATACTGCAAATTCTTTCATTTCGATTCTCATGCATTTTGCCCTTGCAGAGCGTATACAGGCATATACCATATGGAGTTTTGGTTCATTTGGTGGAGCGACATGGGACCAGATACAGGTTTTGGTTTTGTTTGCCGTATTAGGTCTGATATATTCGATATCTCTGATAAAACATCTGAATGTACTCCTTCTCGGTGACCAGTATGCCGAGAGCATGGGTCTTGATCTTATCAGAACAAGAAATAAAATTTTCATCATCACCGCAGTTCTCTCCGGAGTGGTAACGGCATTTTGCGGACCTATTGGGTTTATTGGTATATCTGTCCCCCATCTCTGCCGTGCACTCTTTGCGACTGCAAATCATTGCATTCTTATTCCGGCATGTATCCTGCTGGGGGCCTGTCTTGCTCTTACTGCTGATATTATTGCATCAGTTCCGGGGTATTCCATTACTCTTCCATTAAATGCCATTACCTCCCTTATCGGGGCACCAGTAGTTATTTGGATTATTTTTTCAAAAAGCAGGAATGGGATGGAGGTCAGTGTCTGATGGGGCTTATAAAAATAGACAAACTTACCATCGGATACAAAAAAAGAAAGAATGGAGAGAGAAAAGTCATCTCTCATCTTAACCTGGATATGAAATCCGGTGAGTTAATATGTCTTGTAGGTCCGAACGGCAGTGGAAAATCAACTCTTTTAAAAACAATTACTGGCCTTCTGCCGCCGTTAGACGGTGAGGTTTTTCTTTCGGGCAGGAATATAAGATCGATATCATCTCTGGAACGGGCTAAACTGGTATCTATGGTACTAACAAATCCGGTACAGGCTGGACAACTGACGGTATATGATGTGTGCAGTCTGGGAAGGTATCCACATACCGACTGGATGGGATCATTGGCACAGGAAGACCATGATATGATAACCGCATCTCTGGATGCTATTGGAATCAGACATTTTGCACACCGGTATTTACATGAACTGTCAGATGGCGAACGACAAAAGGTGATGATTGCCCGGGCTCTTGCACAAAATTCAAAACTCATAATTCTGGATGAACCTACTGCCTTTCTTGATATGCCCTACCGGATAGAAATAATGCACATTCTCAAAAATCTTGCCATGAACGAAGATCGGGGAATTCTCCTTTCAACACATGATCTGGATCTCGCAATGCGAACCGCAGATCGTCTCTGGGTCGTCAATCATGATGGTTCTTTTCATGATGGTGCTCCTGAGGATTTGGTTTTAAATGGAATTATTTCACAGGTGTTTGCAATTGGTGAAATCTCCTATGATGCTGAGCGGGGACATTTTCATATGCCTGTCCATCCTAAGGGATCAGCCCGGATAACTGGAGAGAATGGGAAATTCAGATTCTGGACAGAAAGAGCCATGGAAAGGATTGGATATATCTCACAGGAAAATGAACCGGCAGAGATTCATGTACATATCGCTCCCACAGAAAGTTGTATAACGTGGATCATTAAGACTCCCGGTACAGTGAAAAAATTTTCCAACCTGACTGATGGAATACATTGGATACAAACCTTAAAGCTAGTTGTTTAATTTAATTATTTGGCAGTAATCAATTTTTTACCTACTGATATTGGTGATATCTGAATAATGAAATATAATAACACGGACGGACCGATTTCTCGAATTGCAGTGTATGGAAAAGGAGGAATAGGAAAATCGACAATATCAGCTAATATTTCTGCAGCTCTTGCAGATGAAGGATATTCAGTCCTACATATAGGTTGTGATCCAAAACATGATTCAACCAGGACACTTCTCGGGGAACTTCATACGCACACCGTAACCGATTTTTTTCGAACATCGAAAATTCAGACTGATTATTCAGACCTCATCCGAATAGGTTATAATGGAATTGCCTGTATAGAAGCCGGGGGTCCAGAACCTGGTGTAGGTTGTGCAGGAAGGGGAATTCTGAGTACATTTGAAATTCTCAAACGGATGGAGACTGATTCTTCCCGGTATACCTATACCATCTATGATGTCCTGGGTGATGTGGTATGTGGAGGATTTGCTGTCCCACTCCGACATGGATATGCAGATCTCATTCTGATTGTGACATCTGGCGAATATATGTCATTGTATGCAGCGAATAATATCCTTCGTGGCATTCATAACTTCGATGGCAATATTAAACGAATTGGTGGGATAATATATAATTCCCGGGGAGGAGCAGAAGAGGATGAACAAGTCAGAAAATTTTCCGTTGCGGTCAGTCTCCCTATCCTTGTAAAGATCCCCAGAAGTGAGATCTTTCTTACCGCAGAACGGCATTCAAAGACCGTTGTTGCTGCATTTCCAAATAGCCAGGAGACAGTATTATTTCGGAAACTGATATCTGAATTTTTTTCAACTAAAAATCCTATTCCCAGGTATCGTGCCCACCCTCTTGAAGTAATGGAACTTGAGTCACTGATACTCGGAAGAGATATATCCGGATATACCTCCCCCTCTCATCAGGTCCCTGTAAATTTCAGGCCCATAACAAATGACACAGATAATGGAACTGTTCATTGTACAATCCCACAAAAGCCTTCTCTTTTTGGTTGTGCATTTGCCGGGGCAATAGCCGTACTCTCTCAAATCCAGGATGCTTCTATTATTGCCCATTGTCCCTCAAGTTGTGCACATATTGTCTCAAATCTTCTGGTCTCTTCACAAAACCGGGACCGTGATAAATCTGCTGATTATGGTAAACAGACGTCGTTTTCATTTATTCATACTGGAATGGATGAAAAAATGATGGTATTCGGGGGGATAGAGGGGTTAAAAAAAACTATTATTAAGTCTGTTGAATCCGGCAATCGTGTAATATTTATTGTATCCGGTTGTACACCCGGTATTACCGGGGATGATATTGTTGGTTGTGCATCTGAAATGAGCCAGAATCTGGGTATTCCGATCATTCCTGTATCGGTCAACGGAATCGGAGAGGGAGATTTCAGTGCTGGCATCATGGCAGGGTATCACGCCTCTTTACAACTGGTGAAACAGGAAGCCGGGAAAAATGAACGTTCTGTGATCCTTGTTGGAGAAAAAATACTTGCAAATAATACTACTGCAAATTTTAATGAATTAAGTCAGTATCTCTCTACCCTTGATATCCAGGTTTCATGTAGGTTTCTTGCATATACCTCTGTAAACGAAGTGCAATCCATGAGTGAACAGAGTCTTATTCTGCCGGTATCTTCTGATAAAATTACCCTGGAAATATCTAAAATTATTTCAGAAAAAACCGGATCAGAAATTTTTAACCATGCTTTTCCGTATACCTTCAATGAGACAGTCAGATGGATTCAGGATCTTGCTGATAGATTCAGGATCCAGGATAAAGGTTCGGCTCTGATCGCACGAAATGAGAAAATATACCGTAAAGAAATTGCATTGATTATGCTGATGACTGCTGGAAAACGGGTTATTATCGCCTCATCTGGTCCGGATATATCCTGGGTTTTAGAGGCGGTCAGAGAATGTGGGATGGAAATAATCCGTGCAGGATATTTTTCATCTCCGTATACGACGAAAAATAATCAAAAAGAATCAGAACCATCAATTGTAATGGATTATACTCCTGATGCACTCTATGATGATATCAAAACATACCGCCCGGACCTTGTATTAACCACTATCTGGCTTGATTATAAAAAAGCTGACGTACGGTATGGAATGATCCCCTTTTGTCCAAATGTGGGATTTTTTGGAGCATTATCCTCAATGAAACACTGGGCATCTATTCTTTCAGGGCCGGTAAGAGAAGGATGGAGGAATGATCTTTGATAACTGGAGTAACAGATCCTGACATCCTTACCGGAATGATACTGGGTGCTGAGGGGATTCCAGATATTATGGTGATTTTAAACAGTCCAACCGGATGTAAATTTTATCATGGGCATATTGCACATCTCAAGAGGAACGAATCGGATATTTCTGATCCATATCTTCGTCCTGAGCCATGGTTTTTCGGACAATCACGGATTCCTTGTACGTATCTTGACGATAGGGATTACATCTTTGGAACTCATGATAAACTTGAAAAAATCCTGACCTACATAAAAACCCGGTGGAGCGGCCTTATCGTTCTTATCAACGCTCCTGGTGCTTCACTCATAGGAGATGATCTGAAAAAAGTAATAGCCATTATGGAGCTGGAGGAAAGATGTATTCCGGTTGAAATACCTGGATATTCACTATCAGCACCAACCGGAGTTGATCGAATGCTGGTCAGAATTCTGGAACATTTAAGACCTTCAGGAAAACCCGATAATAAGGTCAATCTTATCGGCTTATCGATTCTTCAGCGATATTGTGAAGGAACAAAAAAAGAAATTTCATATCTCCTTGAAAAATCAGGAATATTCGTTCTTTCAACTCCGGGAGCAGGGTCAGACACAGAAAACCTCATTGCATCATCCGGTGCGTCCCTCAATGCCATAGTGTTTCCAGAATATGCAATTGAAACAGCCAATTTTTATGCAAATTCCTATAAAATCCCTTTCATTCTGCCAAAAGATGGAGCCCCGGTAGGATTTGATGCTACAAAGTCCTGGATTACCGATATCTGCAGGGCTTTCGGAACAGATCCCATCTTTGTGAATAAGGAGATTCATTCTGCCAAAAAAACCGCTGCAAGCAATATTGCCCGTGTAAATGCAGTATCCGGAATTCCCCGTGGTTCAGGATTTGCCATACGAGCGGAAAGTTCTCTTGCACTTCCCCTGGTAAAATGGCTCTATACGTACCTTGGTATGATCCCGGTCGGAATAGAACTTACTGATGGCTCATGCCAGGTATATTCTGATGAACTCAGGATCTTTCTTCAGGAGAACCATCTTATTCAGTTCCTGGGAATCTTTCCTGGAAAAGACCCGGATATTGTTTTTACTGATGGAGCAACAGGAAATATGATGAAAAATCAAGGCATTTGCAGAGGATATATTGATATTTCTCATCCACCATCTGGAAAAATAGAAATAATTCCCAAAACAATCTTTGGAATTTCCGGATC from Methanospirillum hungatei JF-1 includes the following:
- a CDS encoding VWA domain-containing protein, with product MFHEHEYFADIKGLNEAKLSLLLFLVSPVIRSLILIGGTGTGKSHLARLTKSVTDVKTVHLPQHATWDRVFGSIDITASLARGEKVIEHGLLKKADGGIVIMDDIHLMDHTLITAVLSAAETGMVKIERDGISSGYQTNFKIIATLNQDEGEISPHIIDRFSLCALCPAITDPLLRKQFLEKAIIRNPGNFIPDSKSSEKENQQREQILQAQHRYPYVQIPDGIMDLITSLATDLGVEGHRGDIAHSSAASALAALNERDQVSVDDISATLQVSLQHRRRDYQKEPQSSHDTDKNKSSPPEPENKKDGDGLPQDNRHEEGDQNESQQKQIPQAPAPDQVFTIGDIQFTKDLIVQKKNKNFHSMVKTGKKGSHQKISDSGRYFRSKNPSGKIYDIAFDATFRAAAPHQITRSNGTLALNISVQDIRVKERKRKSGRTIIFVVDSSGSMGAAKRMSAVKGAVLSLLKDAYINRDQVALISFRGPGAEVLLKPTRSGMTAYHQLAHLPTGGQTPLSSGIYTTVSLIRTIRRKNSHDEPFVIIISDGRANHARSDNDPVAEAWMAAAAARNEKAHYYVIDTECGYPRFFLAKKLAEHIGGTYTLLDTMNGEEIVQLVRQERGR
- a CDS encoding ABC transporter substrate-binding protein produces the protein MLADDKLQNVDQDQVHPEYATGFSVEYHEGYKVVTVTKPWRGSDESYTYVLVKPGVSPPHLGKGEEIITIPSERFVSLSSTYLPYLPILGITSSLKGVTNTNTVYTPEVMNLIQEGKVIDVSGGGSGMATGINLETLIDLNPDLVMTYATGQPEYDAHPKLQEAGIPVVLNAEYMEEDPLGRAEWIKFISVFFNREKEANAYFEKIKNEYQSLEKSVHFLNGTNPTVFVNNNWQGTWNMAGGQSYVAELLRDAGADYLWSDDTTTGSIPLDFEIVYDKGQNADYWLNPGTAMTLQELLGEDARYSEFTAVKSKKIYNNNARVNAGGGNDYWESGVAHPETVLKDLIKIFHPEIVSDHNLVYYRHLE
- a CDS encoding iron ABC transporter permease; translation: MIFLLLSLIILFFLELVLGSVAIPYPEIVRILTGQGSSHDSWIMIIYNFRLPKAMVGLCAGACLAIAGLFMQTLFRNPLAGPDVLGLSAGAGLGVAIVVLSAGTAGASSILGNLGFFGSVGIAIAASFGSGLVLLMILAVSKRVQNSMTLLILGLMFGYTANSFISILMHFALAERIQAYTIWSFGSFGGATWDQIQVLVLFAVLGLIYSISLIKHLNVLLLGDQYAESMGLDLIRTRNKIFIITAVLSGVVTAFCGPIGFIGISVPHLCRALFATANHCILIPACILLGACLALTADIIASVPGYSITLPLNAITSLIGAPVVIWIIFSKSRNGMEVSV
- a CDS encoding ABC transporter ATP-binding protein codes for the protein MGLIKIDKLTIGYKKRKNGERKVISHLNLDMKSGELICLVGPNGSGKSTLLKTITGLLPPLDGEVFLSGRNIRSISSLERAKLVSMVLTNPVQAGQLTVYDVCSLGRYPHTDWMGSLAQEDHDMITASLDAIGIRHFAHRYLHELSDGERQKVMIARALAQNSKLIILDEPTAFLDMPYRIEIMHILKNLAMNEDRGILLSTHDLDLAMRTADRLWVVNHDGSFHDGAPEDLVLNGIISQVFAIGEISYDAERGHFHMPVHPKGSARITGENGKFRFWTERAMERIGYISQENEPAEIHVHIAPTESCITWIIKTPGTVKKFSNLTDGIHWIQTLKLVV
- a CDS encoding nitrogenase component 1; translation: MKYNNTDGPISRIAVYGKGGIGKSTISANISAALADEGYSVLHIGCDPKHDSTRTLLGELHTHTVTDFFRTSKIQTDYSDLIRIGYNGIACIEAGGPEPGVGCAGRGILSTFEILKRMETDSSRYTYTIYDVLGDVVCGGFAVPLRHGYADLILIVTSGEYMSLYAANNILRGIHNFDGNIKRIGGIIYNSRGGAEEDEQVRKFSVAVSLPILVKIPRSEIFLTAERHSKTVVAAFPNSQETVLFRKLISEFFSTKNPIPRYRAHPLEVMELESLILGRDISGYTSPSHQVPVNFRPITNDTDNGTVHCTIPQKPSLFGCAFAGAIAVLSQIQDASIIAHCPSSCAHIVSNLLVSSQNRDRDKSADYGKQTSFSFIHTGMDEKMMVFGGIEGLKKTIIKSVESGNRVIFIVSGCTPGITGDDIVGCASEMSQNLGIPIIPVSVNGIGEGDFSAGIMAGYHASLQLVKQEAGKNERSVILVGEKILANNTTANFNELSQYLSTLDIQVSCRFLAYTSVNEVQSMSEQSLILPVSSDKITLEISKIISEKTGSEIFNHAFPYTFNETVRWIQDLADRFRIQDKGSALIARNEKIYRKEIALIMLMTAGKRVIIASSGPDISWVLEAVRECGMEIIRAGYFSSPYTTKNNQKESEPSIVMDYTPDALYDDIKTYRPDLVLTTIWLDYKKADVRYGMIPFCPNVGFFGALSSMKHWASILSGPVREGWRNDL
- a CDS encoding nitrogenase component 1, with the protein product MITGVTDPDILTGMILGAEGIPDIMVILNSPTGCKFYHGHIAHLKRNESDISDPYLRPEPWFFGQSRIPCTYLDDRDYIFGTHDKLEKILTYIKTRWSGLIVLINAPGASLIGDDLKKVIAIMELEERCIPVEIPGYSLSAPTGVDRMLVRILEHLRPSGKPDNKVNLIGLSILQRYCEGTKKEISYLLEKSGIFVLSTPGAGSDTENLIASSGASLNAIVFPEYAIETANFYANSYKIPFILPKDGAPVGFDATKSWITDICRAFGTDPIFVNKEIHSAKKTAASNIARVNAVSGIPRGSGFAIRAESSLALPLVKWLYTYLGMIPVGIELTDGSCQVYSDELRIFLQENHLIQFLGIFPGKDPDIVFTDGATGNMMKNQGICRGYIDISHPPSGKIEIIPKTIFGISGSLMLIEEILNILR